Proteins from a genomic interval of Crassostrea angulata isolate pt1a10 chromosome 7, ASM2561291v2, whole genome shotgun sequence:
- the LOC128193144 gene encoding cilia- and flagella-associated protein 251-like, with amino-acid sequence MGKCHSKVKRNNKMEGEIRAIIAVPLADGGVGYMMPKVECPPSIFEPMEVEKMEPEKLYLIKKEEEKEKEGEKEEEKEEEREKEEEKKEGEEREKEEETEKEEETDEEEIEEEGKEAETEIFLVSSKMEEGTDQTPLEVVASDFQEILNDLTGTEEDGDWNEMQWMGEEIDTDKLVENMSQQELEEIEGAKADKVSGVYKICTDYGKAKEELTGLWLNCETYSKMVNRLAGEKRKREEEKEEEERSRKKLRIAKKQLLYQSYLKMKMLGNNKELLKLLQVCRVMERIKNM; translated from the coding sequence ATGGGGAAGTGCCACAGTAAAGTAAAACGCAACAATAAAATGGAAGGAGAGATAAGAGCTATAATCGCGGTACCCTTAGCGGACGGCGGTGTTGGATACATGATGCCAAAAGTCGAATGTCCTCCCTCAATATTTGAACCgatggaagtagagaagatgGAACCAGAGaaactttatttgataaaaaaggaggaagaaaaagagaaagaagGAGAGAAGGAAGAAGAGAAGGAggaagaaagagagaaagaagaagaaaagaaagaaggagaagaaagagagaaagaagaagaaacagagaaagaagaagaaacagATGAGGAGGAAATAGAAGAAGAAGGAAAAGAGGCGGAGACAGAAATTTTCCTGGTGAGCAGTAAAATGGAGGAGGGAACTGATCAAACCCCCTTAGAAGTGGTCGCATCCGATTTccaagaaatattaaatgatctCACTGGTACTGAAGAGGACGGTGACTGGAACGAGATGCAATGGATGGGAGAAGAAATCGACACGGACAAATTGGTAGAGAACATGAGTCAACAGGAGCTGGAGGAAATCGAGGGAGCCAAAGCAGACAAAGTAAGCGGGGTTTACAAAATTTGTACGGATTACGGGAAAGCCAAAGAAGAATTGACGGGATTATGGCTGAATTGCGAAACATACAGCAAAATGGTCAACCGTTTGGCAggagagaaaagaaaaagagaagaggaaaaagaagaagaagaaagaagTAGGAAAAAACTACGAATTGCTAAAAAACAATTACTCTACCAGTCTTacctgaaaatgaaaatgcttGGGAACAACAAGGAACTCCTGAAACTGCTCCAAGTCTGCAGAGTCAtggaaagaattaaaaatatgtga